A region from the Vicia villosa cultivar HV-30 ecotype Madison, WI linkage group LG3, Vvil1.0, whole genome shotgun sequence genome encodes:
- the LOC131661940 gene encoding arginyl-tRNA--protein transferase 2-like — MASTMMNEASSSSTKTPKESVVVDCGKRRSSCGYCRSTRHNSISHGMLAESLTVDDYQALLDQGWRRSGCFLYKPEMEKTCCPSYTIRLKAGDFVPSKEQLRVSRRMQRFLDGTLDVKRVDATGEPNTSKNSGSLVHNNPSCFMSEESLSVGNKEVDEVDKSLQYLSDQIDNVVQMFTENGEFPSGIQLPKASVRMVSQGKKKLLTNGSEDLLYSSNIAFQVAASINRAQSRDKDGNDSKPSRDSEKENGSYPKIIAEKLVASLDSTVKLSGLSTRACNGHINFYTYSKQVSQNGTVQNAAIPKKSGMKLDKGGNCSNSPQHCQFKKRKLEIRLNRSSFDPKEYALYRKYQSKVHNDKPQNYTESSYRRFLVDTPLLYVSHTGDSTVPPCGFGSFHQQYLVDGQLVAVGVIDILPNCLSSKYLFWDPDFAFLSLGKYSALQEIGWVKDNQVYCPSLQYYYLGYYIHSCNKMRYKAAYRPSELLCPLRYQWVSFDIARPLLDRKRYVVLSDASILPNGESSPLQVTEVQDSMLIQLDDNGQEDANDVPMHEDEEMVEFESESSDDEPDLQTNCEPENCDFSKVLLEIKGSRLRYKNLRSVLGPEQQRYLESQLQKYRRVVGAVLSERMVYSLG; from the exons ATGGCAAGTACGATGATGAACGAAGCTAGTAGTAGCAGCACTAAAACCCCAAAGGAAAGCGTTGTTGTTGATTGCGGAAAACGTCGAAGCTCTTGTGGTTATTGTAGATCTACCCGTCACAATAGTATCTCTCACG GTATGTTGGCAGAAAGCCTTACAGTGGATGACTATCAAG CCCTTCTTGACCAGGGCTGGAGGAGATCTGGATGTTTTCTTTACAAACCAGAGATGGAGAAAACATGTTGCCCTTCCTATACAATCCGCTTGAAAGCAGGTGACTTTGTTCCCTCTAAGGAACAACTTCGTGTATCTAGACGAATGCAAAG GTTTTTAGATGGAACCTTGGATGTTAAAAGAGTTGATGCCACAGGGGAACCAAATACTTCAAAAAATTCAGGAAGCCTTGTCCATAATAATCCATCATGCTTCATGTCAGAAGAATCTCTATCTGTTGGCAACAAAGAGGTGGATGAAGTTGATAAATCTTTGCAATATTTATCGGATCAGATTGATAATGTAGTACAAATGTTCACTGAGAACGGGGAATTTCCATCTGGTATTCAATTACCAAAAGCTTCAGTCAGAATGGTTTCACAGGGGAAAAAGAAGTTATTAACCAATGGATCCGAGGATCTCTTGTATAGTAGCAATATAGCCTTTCAAGTGGCTGCATCTATAAACCGAGCACAGTCAAGGGACAAGGATGGTAATGATTCAAAACCATCAAGAGATAGTGAGAAGGAGAATGGATCTTATCCAAAAATTATTGCAGAAAAGCTGGTAGCATCTTTAGACTCAACAGTAAAATTATCTGGTCTGTCTACCAGGGCTTGCAATGGTCATATCAATTTTTATACTTATAGTAAGCAAGTTTCCCAGAATGGAACTGTTCAAAATGCTGCAATTCCTAAGAAGTCTGGAATGAAGCTTGATAAGGGAGGAAATTGTTCGAATAGTCCCCAACATTGTCAGTTTAAAAAGCGAAAGCTTGAGATCCGTTTGAATAGATCCAGTTTTGATCCAAAAGAATATGCTTTATATAGAAAATATCAGAGCAAAGTACATAATGATAAACCACAAAATTACACTGAGAGTTCATATCGCAGATTTTTGGTTGATACTCCATTATTATATGTTTCACATACTGGGGATAGCACAGTCCCTCCTTGTGGTTTTGGCTCTTTCCATCAACAGTATTTAGTGGATGGCCAGTTAGTGGCAGTTGGGGTTATAGATATCCTTCCTAACTGTTTATCGAGTAAATATTTGTTCTGGGATCCAGACTTTGCCTTTCTATCACTAGGCAAGTACTCTGCACTTCAAGAAATTGGTTGGGTGAAAGATAACCAGGTTTATTGTCCTAGTCTCCAATACTATTATCTTGGCTACTATATTCACTCTTGCAACAAGATGAGGTACAAAGCTGCATATCGCCCTTCAGAGCTTTTATGTCCTCTTCGTTATCA GTGGGTTTCATTTGACATTGCAAGGCCTTTACTTGACAGAAAGCGTTATGTTGTCTTATCAGATGCTTCCATTTTACCAAATGGAGAGTCATCCCCACTTCAAGTTACTGAGGTTCAAGATTCAATGTTAATCCAGCTTGATGACAATGGTCAAGAAGATGCAAATGATGTTCCAAtgcatgaagatgaagaaatggttGAGTTTGAATCGGAAAGCTCTGACGATGAACCTGATTTACAAACTAATTGTGAACCAGAAAATTGTGATTTCAGCAAAGTTTTGCTAGAGATAAAAGGATCTCGTCTGAGATACAAG AATCTTCGAAGTGTGTTGGGTCCTGAGCAGCAGAGATACTTGGAGTCACAGTTGCAGAAATACAGGAGGGTTGTGGGTGCAGTGTTGTCTGAGCGCATGGTCTACTCTCTCGGTTAA
- the LOC131661941 gene encoding protein yippee-like: MGRLFLINLEGRIYTCKFCHTHLASYEDILSKTFHCRHGKAYLFNKVVNVSPGETEERHMMTGLHTVADIFCVGCGSIVGWRYETAHEKDQKYKEGKSVLERYKVSGPDGSNYRITNGAHIGGSDADDI, encoded by the exons ATGGGTAGGTTGTTTCTCATCAACTTGGAAGGTAGGATCTATACCTGCAAATTCTGTCATACTCATCTTGCTTCATATGAAGACATCCTTTCCAAG acttttcactGCAGACATGGGAAAGCTTATCTCTTCAATAAGGT TGTGAATGTTTCTCCTGGCGAAACGGAGGAGAGGCACATGATGACTGGGTTACATACTGTGGCTGACATTTTCTGTGTGGGTTGTGGATCGATTGTGGGTTGGAGATAT GAAACTGCCCATGAAAAAGATCAGAAGTACAAGGAAGGAAAATCCGTGCTTGAACG GTACAAGGTGTCGGGTCCTGATGGTAGCAATTATCGAATCACCAATGGAGCACATATTGGCGGAAGCGATGCAGATGATATATAG
- the LOC131661942 gene encoding chlorophyll a-b binding protein CP29.3, chloroplastic, which produces MATTTTAAVSSPFFGTRLSKPASNIGRIRAFFNINIKKALPKKKEVKKVRQPESDGLVWFPGAQPPEWLDGTMIGDRGFDPLGFAKPAEYLQFDLDSLDQNLAKNLAGDVIGTRVEASDVKPTPFQPYSEVFGIERFRECELIHGRWAMLGALGALAVEAFTGVAWQDAGKVELVEGSSYFGFSLPFSITTLIWIEVLVIGYIEFQRNAELDPEKRLYPGGKFFDPLGLASDPEEKERLQLAEIKHSRLAMVVFLVFAIQAAVTGKGPIGFVATFNQ; this is translated from the exons ATGGCCACCACCACAACCGCCGCCGTCTCGTCACCCTTTTTCGGCACCCGTCTCAGCAAACCAGCCTCCAACATTGGAAGAATCCGCGCCTTTTTCAACATCAACATCAAAAAAGCACTGCCAAAGAAAAAGGAAGTGAAGAAAGTGAGACAACCCGAAAGTGACGGACTAGTTTGGTTTCCCGGCGCGCAGCCGCCGGAATGGTTAGACGGAACCATGATCGGGGATCGTGGTTTTGATCCGTTGGGGTTTGCTAAGCCTGCTGAGTATCTTCAGTTTGACCTTGACTCGCTTGACCAGAATTTAGCTAAGAATCTTGCTGGTGATGTGATCGGGACTAGAGTGGAAGCTTCTGATGTGAAACCGACGCCGTTTCAGCCGTATTCGGAGGTTTTTGGGATTGAGAGGTTTCGTGAGTGTGAACTTATTCATGGAAGGTGGGCCATGCTTGGTGCTCTTGGTGCTTTGGCCGTTGAAGCTTTTACTGGTGTCGCATGGCAAGATGCCGGAAAG GTGGAGCTGGTGGAAGGGTCATCCTACTTTggattttctcttcctttctcaaTAACCACATTGATATGGATTGAAGTATTAGTAATTGGGTACATTGAGTTTCAAAGGAATGCTGAGCTTGACCCAGAGAAAAGGTTATACCCAGGTGGAAAATTCTTTGATCCTCTTGGTCTGGCCAGTGACCCTGAAGAGAAAGAAAGACTTCAACTGGCAGAGATTAAGCACTCTCGCTTGGCTATGGTGGTCTTTCTTGTCTTTGCAATCCAAGCTGCTGTTACAGGAAAAGGACCTATTGGTTTCGTTGCTACCTTCAACCAGTGA